The following proteins are co-located in the Bacteroidales bacterium genome:
- the rhaM gene encoding L-rhamnose mutarotase, which produces METKRFGFKMKMLPGFKEEYRKRHSEIWPELVKLLKNEGIGNYSIFLDEESNTLFAYQEQSGESSSQDLGNTEIVKKWWKYMADIMETNPDNSPVTIPLEQVFYME; this is translated from the coding sequence ATGGAAACGAAAAGATTTGGTTTTAAGATGAAGATGCTTCCGGGCTTCAAGGAAGAATACAGGAAGAGGCATAGTGAGATCTGGCCGGAACTTGTAAAACTCCTTAAAAATGAGGGTATTGGCAATTACTCTATATTTCTTGATGAGGAGAGCAATACACTCTTCGCTTACCAGGAACAGTCAGGAGAAAGCTCATCACAGGATCTCGGCAATACTGAGATTGTTAAAAAATGGTGGAAATATATGGCAGATATAATGGAAACTAATCCTGATAATTCGCCTGTAACAATTCCACTGGAGCAGGTGTTTTATATGGAATAA
- the rhaT gene encoding L-rhamnose/proton symporter RhaT codes for MNPITGILLIALGSIGAASFYVPFKKVKSWAWESYWITQGVAAWLIAPVLFAFIFVPKGELMPIINEAPSSAKLMAMFFGALWGFGGLTFGLSIRYLGVALGQSIALGLCAAFGTLIPPIIAGDNLFSSTAGILTIVGVSITIAGIAVIGYAGSLKSSEMTEEEKRAAVKEFALKKGIFIAIFAGIMSACFNFGFESGKPIEAAALAHGTNPLFQKNPSLIFILFGGFVTNLIYCGYLNIKNKTYKDYYTVSGSVLLNNLFFTFLAGFLWFLQFHFFGMGSSKLPEGMAVFGWSILMALNIAISNIWGIFLNEWKGVKKKTIIVLLVGILILILSTFVVKLG; via the coding sequence ATGAATCCAATTACAGGTATTTTATTGATTGCACTGGGAAGCATTGGTGCTGCAAGTTTCTATGTGCCATTCAAAAAGGTCAAATCATGGGCATGGGAATCATACTGGATAACACAGGGTGTTGCAGCATGGTTAATTGCTCCGGTTCTCTTTGCTTTCATATTTGTACCAAAGGGAGAATTAATGCCTATTATTAATGAAGCTCCCTCGTCAGCAAAACTGATGGCAATGTTTTTTGGTGCTTTATGGGGATTCGGAGGATTGACTTTTGGTCTGAGTATCAGATATCTGGGAGTTGCACTAGGTCAAAGCATTGCTCTTGGTCTGTGTGCTGCTTTCGGTACTTTAATACCGCCAATTATTGCCGGCGACAACCTTTTCTCGTCCACAGCAGGTATTCTGACCATCGTTGGCGTTTCAATTACAATTGCAGGAATTGCAGTCATTGGTTATGCAGGTTCGCTGAAAAGCAGTGAAATGACTGAAGAGGAGAAACGCGCCGCAGTAAAGGAGTTTGCTCTTAAGAAGGGTATTTTTATTGCAATATTTGCAGGGATCATGAGTGCCTGCTTTAATTTTGGCTTCGAATCAGGAAAACCGATTGAGGCTGCTGCACTGGCTCATGGAACAAATCCTCTTTTTCAGAAGAACCCATCGCTGATCTTCATTCTGTTCGGAGGATTTGTAACTAATCTTATATATTGCGGATACCTGAATATAAAGAATAAAACATACAAAGATTATTACACAGTTTCCGGAAGTGTACTTCTCAACAACCTTTTCTTTACATTTCTAGCTGGTTTCCTGTGGTTTCTGCAATTTCATTTTTTCGGAATGGGATCAAGCAAGCTTCCGGAAGGAATGGCAGTATTTGGCTGGAGCATATTAATGGCTCTTAATATTGCAATCAGCAATATCTGGGGCATATTTCTAAATGAATGGAAGGGTGTTAAGAAAAAAACAATAATTGTACTGCTTGTTGGAATCCTGATTCTTATACTTTCAACGTTTGTTGTTAAACTCGGATAG